Within the Sulfitobacter sp. JL08 genome, the region TGCGCTGGACTATGCGGCCACCCGCGAACAGTTCGGTCAGAAAATCGGCAAATTCCAAGGCGTTTCGTTCCAGATTGCCGACATGATCACCGAAATCGATGCCGCCGATCTTTTGACGCTTGCCGCCGCTGACCGCCTGGATAAATCGCTGCCCGCCAACCGCGAGATTGCGTCAGCCAAACTATATGCCTCTGAAATGCTGGCACGCGTCACAGATGCGGCGATCCAAATACACGGTGGCATGGGTCTGATGGATGATTATCCGCTGGAACGGTTCTGGCGCGACGCACGTGTGGAACGTATCTGGGACGGTACGTCCGAAATTCAGCGCCATATCATCAGTCGCGAACTGCTTCGGGCGCTGGGCGCTTAACCATGCCTCCGGCAGGGATATTTGAAAACAGAAGAACAAGGTCCAGCCCCCTGCCTGCGGTTCGCGCGGCAGGGGGCCTTCTCCTGTTACGGTCATCGGCGTCCCCGCCTGTACCGCCTGACCCGAATGAACTGCCAAAGTTAATAAAGCATTGCTTCTTCTGTTTAAAAATATCCAGAAACGCCGGCTTGTCCGACCCAGAACGGGATTTCGGTGATGTCTGACCTGTCAAGATTGTTCCGGCCGAAATCGATTGCGGTGATCGGAGGCGGAGCGTGGTGCGCGCAGGTGATCGCCCAGTCACAGAAAATGGGATTCAGCGGGTCCATTTGGCCCGTTCACCCCAACGGCGGTGCCTTTGGCGGGATTGAAGCGTATACAACACTTACGGATCTACCCGAACCGCCGGATGCCACCTTTGTCGGCATCAACCGCCAGGCCACAATCGCAACCGTCACCGGATTGCGGGGCATGGGCGCAGGCGGTGCGGTATGTTTTGCGTCCGGGTTTGCCGAAGCCGCTGCCGAAGATGCAACAGGCACCGGTTTGCAGGCGGAACTGGTTGCTGCCGCCGGTGCGATGCCAATTCTGGGCCCGAACTGTTACGGGTTCATTAATGCGCTGGACGGGGCGTTGCTGTGGCCGGATCAACATGGATGCGCGCGGGTTGACCGGGGCGTTGCCATCCTGACGCAATCGTCAAATATCGCGATCAATCTGACGATGCAGAAACGCGGATTGCCTATCGCGTACACCGTTACGTGCGGAAATATGGCCCAGACGTCTCAGGCCGATATTGCGTGCGGTTTGCTGGACGACCCGCGCGTCACCGCAATCGGGGTTCACATCGAAGGGTTCGGATCGCTTTCCGCCTGGGAACGCTTTGCGCTGGCCGCGTACGAACGCGGTGTTCCTGTGATTGCCCTGAAAGTCGGGCGGTCAGAACACGCTCAGAAAGCCGCAGTTTCGCACACGGCATCACTGGCGGGAAGTGATGCAGGCGCACAGGCCGTTCTGGACCGGCTGGGTATCTCGCGGGTGCATGATCTGCCGACCTTTCTGGAAACCCTCAAGCTGCTTCACTTCAACGGGCGGCTGGCATCGAACCGGTTGTCATCAATCAGTTGCTCCGGCGGGGAGGCGAGCCTGGCCGCTGATACCGCACATGGCCGCAATGTTGAATTTCCACCGCTTGATTCAGAGCAAAAGCAGGCTCTGAAAAAGGCTTTGGGGCCAAAAGTCGCCTTAGCAAACCCGTTGGATTACCACACCTATATCTGGCGCAATGATGGTGCGATGGCCGATGCCTGGACCCCTATGGCGGCACCCGATATTGCGCTGACACTCAGCATTGTCGACTATCCTCATACCGATGCGTCTGATTGGGTTTGCGCAACCAATGCCGCACTTGAGGTTCGAAAGCGGACAGGGCGGCCGGTTGCCGTGGTCGCCACACTGCCCGAACTTATGCCGCAGGACGTTGCCGCCCAACTTGCCGCTGGTGGTGTGACCCCGATGCTTGGCCTGAGCGAGGCGATTGCCGCTGCCGAAGCCGCCGCACCGAAAAACGCCCCCATTCGCGAACCGATGCTGCCCCCCGGCCGGGACCGGGACGGCACCGTTCTGACCGAAGTGCAAGCCAAGGTGGCGCTGGCGCAGCATGGTCTGTCGGTTCCGCTTCTGGATATTGCGGAAAGTCCGGAAGCCGCAGAAAAAATGGCCACCGTCATGCCGGAACCGCTTGTTCTCAAGGGGATCGGAATTGCGCATAAATCCGACGTCGGTGCGGTCAGGGTTGGCCTGAAGGCGGCCGAGGTTCACGCAGTTGCAAGAGAAATGCCAACCGAGACGTTTCTGATCGAAGAAATGATCACGGGCGGTGTTGCAGAGTTGCTTGTCGGGATCACCCGCGATCCGGCACACGGTTTTGTTCTGACACTGGCCGCCGGCGGGACGTTGACGGAAATACTTTCAGATGCGGTGTCGTTGATGGTACCGGCTTCTGACACAGCGGTAAAACAGGCTCTGACAAGGCTGAAAACCTATCCTTTGCTGATCGGTTTCCGGGGCCAGCCCGCAGCCGATATGAACGCGATCTGTGCGGCAGTTCAGGCCATACAGGCCTATGTTGTTGAAAACGCCGATACGGTTTGCGAGGTTGAGGTTAATCCGCTGATATGCACACCGACGCGCGCTGTTGCCGCAGATGCCCTGATTAGAAAGGCCACATGAATGTCACCGCTTAAAACAAGAACCGAAGGTCCGATCCTTGAAGTCACGCTGGATCGCCCAAAGGCCAACGCCATTGATCTGCTGACCTCACGCGAAATGGGTGATG harbors:
- a CDS encoding acetate--CoA ligase family protein, whose product is MSDLSRLFRPKSIAVIGGGAWCAQVIAQSQKMGFSGSIWPVHPNGGAFGGIEAYTTLTDLPEPPDATFVGINRQATIATVTGLRGMGAGGAVCFASGFAEAAAEDATGTGLQAELVAAAGAMPILGPNCYGFINALDGALLWPDQHGCARVDRGVAILTQSSNIAINLTMQKRGLPIAYTVTCGNMAQTSQADIACGLLDDPRVTAIGVHIEGFGSLSAWERFALAAYERGVPVIALKVGRSEHAQKAAVSHTASLAGSDAGAQAVLDRLGISRVHDLPTFLETLKLLHFNGRLASNRLSSISCSGGEASLAADTAHGRNVEFPPLDSEQKQALKKALGPKVALANPLDYHTYIWRNDGAMADAWTPMAAPDIALTLSIVDYPHTDASDWVCATNAALEVRKRTGRPVAVVATLPELMPQDVAAQLAAGGVTPMLGLSEAIAAAEAAAPKNAPIREPMLPPGRDRDGTVLTEVQAKVALAQHGLSVPLLDIAESPEAAEKMATVMPEPLVLKGIGIAHKSDVGAVRVGLKAAEVHAVAREMPTETFLIEEMITGGVAELLVGITRDPAHGFVLTLAAGGTLTEILSDAVSLMVPASDTAVKQALTRLKTYPLLIGFRGQPAADMNAICAAVQAIQAYVVENADTVCEVEVNPLICTPTRAVAADALIRKAT